One Paroedura picta isolate Pp20150507F chromosome 3, Ppicta_v3.0, whole genome shotgun sequence genomic window carries:
- the LOC143834300 gene encoding cytochrome P450 2K4-like, whose amino-acid sequence MKRWQTAARQQEAERRSPCSLRKTPGRQEMDWMDPLSIFFLFVLAMTFLWKTGTFWNGSSQNVPPGPRPLPLIGNLHLMDLKKPYITMYKLSKQYGPVFSLQLGSQKMVVLTGYETVMEALVNQSEAFAERPLVPIFEELVEGHGITFAHGENWKMMRRFTLTTLRDYGMGKKTIEDRIIEECGFLIKRFESYEGKPFENTEIMNAAVANIIVSILLAKRFEYDDPTFLRLLSLISENVRLLGSPSVQLYNMFPALGLLLGAHKKILNNRDELYAFIKATFIEHLKELDANDQRSLIDSFLIRQQEEKNKTNGFFRNENLKALVANLFGAGTETTSTTLRWGLLLMMKYPEIQKKVQEEIAQVVGSAQPRTEHRAKMPYIDAVIHEVQRFANIIPSSLPRATTADVTLKGYFIPKGIYIIPSLGSVLQDETQWEKPLKFYPEHFLDSDGKFLKRDAFMPFSAGRRICAGETLAKMELFLFFTSLLQKFTFQQAPGMSNDDLDFATLVALTAPPVPYKCCALSRS is encoded by the exons atgaaaaggtggcagactgcagcgagacagcaagaag CTGAGAGACGCTCTCCTTGTTCACTTCGGAAAACTCCTGGTCGGCAGGAAATGGATTGGATGGATCCTCTCTCCATATTTTTCCTCTTTGTCCTTGCAATGACCTTCCTTTGGAAAACGGGCACTTTCTGGAATGGCAGCAGCCAAAATGTCCCCCCAGGACCGAGGCCACTCCCGCTTATTGGAAATCTCCACCTCATGGACCTGAAGAAGCCGTACATAACCATGTACAAG TTATCCAAACAGTACGGCCCTGTGTTCAGCCTTCAGTTGGGATCCCAGAAAATGGTAGTGCTTACAGGGTATGAGACCGTAATGGAGGCTTTGGTGAACCAGTCCGAGGCCTTTGCTGAGAGGCCCTTGGTCCCAATATTTGAAGAACTTGTGGAGGGTCATG GCATTACTTTTGCCCACGGTGAGAACTGGAAAATGATGCGGCGGTTCACATTAACCACCTTACGGGACTACGGAATGGGCAAGAAGACCATTGAAGACAGGATCATAGAGGAGTGTGGATTCTTGATAAAGAGGTTTGAATCTTATGAAG GAAAACCATTTGAGAACACCGAAATCATGAATGCTGCCGTGGCCAATATTATAGTATCGATATTACTCGCCAAACGATTTGAATACGACGATCCCACATTTCTAAGACTCTTGAGCTTGATCAGTGAAAACGTCCGTCTTTTGGGCAGCCCTTCAGTCCAG CTGTATAATATGTTTCCTGCTCTGGGCTTGCTTTTGGGGGCTCATAAGAAAATTCTGAATAACAGAGATGAGCTCTACGCCTTCATAAAGGCCACCTTCATAGAGCACCTGAAGGAACTGGATGCCAATGACCAAAGAAGCTTGATCGATTCATTCCTTATCCGGCAGCAAGAG GAGAAGAACAAGACGAATGGCTTTTTCCGTAACGAAAACCTGAAGGCCCTGGTGGCCAACTTATTCGGTGCTGGCACAGAGACCACCTCGACGACACTCCGCTGGGGCCTCCTTTTAATGATGAAGTACCCCGAAATCCAGA AAAAAGTCCAAGAAGAAATTGCACAGGTAGTGGGATCTGCTCAGCCACGGACAGAACATCGTGCAAAAATGCCATACATAGATGCTGTAATCCATGAGGTTCAGAGGTTTGCTAACATAATCCCTTCAAGCTTGCCACGCGCAACCACAGCGGATGTCACTCTTAAAGGCTACTTCATTCCCAAG GGAATTTACATCATCCCATCACTGGGTTCTGTGCTGCAAGATGAAACTCAGTGGGAGAAACCACTTAAATTCTACCCGGAGCACTTTCTGGATTCTGATGGAAAGTTCCTAAAGAGAGATGCATTCATGCCTTTCTCTGCAG GTCGAAGAATTTGTGCAGGAGAAACCCTtgctaaaatggagctcttcttgtTCTTTACAAGCCTTCTCCAGAAATTCACGTTCCAGCAGGCCCCTGGAATGTCTAACGATGACCTGGACTTTGCAACATTAGTTGCGTTAACAGCGCCTCCAGTGCCTTACAAGTGCTGTGCTTTGTCACGTTCTTAA